In one window of Aceticella autotrophica DNA:
- a CDS encoding ABC transporter substrate-binding protein, translating into MKYLRQIVSFLVIIMLFAGSAGCGRQQREGQLSKKELVVGVGSDGYSQRNSKLGIYPLNANICEPLIRLTPEYQLEPLLATKWEYKGNNTWRFYLRKGIKFHNGKDFNASAVKYTLEKGILSSEKSMLKIKEDAVKIIDDYTVDIVTTEPNMRVPEILALPTIAICIKENEDIQKPIGTGPFRFVRYEQDKELVVERNPNYWGEPAKVNKIVFKFIPDHNSRLLALQAGEIDVITEIPREMIGQLKTTQGIQVLRGKTGAYVALYLMVNGKQPYDILQDKRIRQAIGWAIDREAIIQKVWEDNAVSSQTIIPPDILREFKGLVNGFTYNPERAKNLLEQAGWKPGPDGVRIKDGRRLELTLVSGFPSASVLKPLPEILQQQLKGVGIAVKVVEVADRGLYSDKLKKGEGDLWLERGSQNDGDPTFLPQLLFYSRGYYEENYNKAFWPGEKFDRLLEEARNTPDIRESARLTAEAMHVLIDEETTAVPLASLYTIYAAKKKIKGLTPHPSGINTRWDGVYIEE; encoded by the coding sequence GTGAAATATTTAAGGCAAATAGTATCTTTCTTGGTCATCATAATGTTATTTGCCGGGTCTGCGGGTTGTGGCAGGCAACAAAGAGAAGGTCAGTTAAGTAAAAAGGAATTAGTTGTGGGCGTTGGATCTGATGGTTATAGCCAAAGGAACAGCAAGTTGGGAATCTATCCGCTAAATGCCAATATTTGCGAGCCGTTAATTAGACTAACGCCTGAGTATCAATTGGAGCCACTTTTGGCCACCAAATGGGAATATAAGGGGAATAACACCTGGCGCTTTTACCTGCGCAAAGGTATAAAGTTCCATAACGGTAAGGACTTTAATGCTTCAGCTGTAAAGTACACCTTGGAAAAAGGTATTCTCTCGAGTGAAAAATCCATGTTAAAAATCAAAGAAGATGCTGTCAAGATAATTGACGATTATACAGTGGACATTGTAACCACAGAGCCTAATATGCGCGTTCCAGAAATCCTGGCTCTTCCAACTATTGCCATATGCATCAAAGAAAATGAAGATATCCAGAAACCTATTGGTACCGGTCCCTTCCGTTTTGTCAGGTACGAGCAAGATAAAGAGCTGGTTGTTGAGCGTAATCCTAATTATTGGGGGGAACCGGCAAAAGTGAATAAGATTGTTTTTAAATTCATTCCCGACCACAACAGCCGGCTCCTTGCCCTGCAGGCAGGTGAAATTGATGTTATTACAGAAATTCCTCGTGAAATGATTGGACAACTTAAGACAACCCAAGGGATTCAGGTGTTGCGCGGAAAAACCGGTGCTTATGTGGCTCTTTACCTTATGGTTAACGGGAAACAGCCTTACGACATTTTGCAGGACAAAAGGATACGGCAGGCCATTGGCTGGGCCATCGACCGCGAGGCTATTATCCAGAAGGTATGGGAAGATAATGCTGTTAGCAGTCAGACCATAATTCCTCCTGATATCTTGAGGGAGTTTAAGGGTTTAGTCAACGGATTTACCTACAACCCAGAAAGGGCCAAAAATCTCCTGGAACAGGCTGGATGGAAACCCGGCCCTGACGGCGTCAGGATTAAGGACGGGCGGCGCTTGGAACTCACCCTTGTTTCCGGTTTTCCATCTGCCAGCGTGCTGAAACCCCTGCCGGAAATCTTGCAACAGCAGCTTAAGGGAGTCGGCATTGCAGTTAAGGTGGTAGAAGTTGCAGATCGCGGGCTTTACTCCGATAAATTGAAAAAGGGAGAAGGGGATCTCTGGCTGGAGCGAGGCAGCCAGAATGACGGTGACCCTACTTTCTTGCCGCAGCTTCTTTTCTATAGCAGAGGGTATTATGAGGAGAACTATAACAAAGCATTTTGGCCGGGCGAGAAGTTTGACCGCCTCTTAGAGGAAGCTCGCAATACTCCTGATATCCGAGAATCTGCACGACTGACGGCGGAAGCTATGCATGTGCTCATTGATGAAGAAACGACTGCTGTACCCCTTGCCTCCCTATACACAATTTACGCTGCGAAGAAAAAGATTAAGGGACTTACGCCCCATCCTTCTGGAATTAACACAAGGTGGGATGGTGTCTATATAGAAGAATAG
- a CDS encoding Na/Pi cotransporter family protein, whose protein sequence is MLAALFYFIIGIAIFIAGILTLTTNLRSISKNKVKYLIDKFTGNMSMSIIIGFFTTLILQSSSIVSILAVGMADAGLLNLYSAAGIIMGSNIGTTIAVQLYAFNLFHLAPYAVLAGSILHFQKKSLKLKLIGNTILGFGIIFYGLEIMNLSAVPLRHFENITLFLDKLSNPMIAVITGIIAALIMQSSNIGIAMMQSLASSGILSLSSIIPVVYGLNIGTCSEAIIMSFTTNKEGKKIALFNIFFNIAGTIIFMPFTQYFAVFLKFLSPENPARQIANAHMLFNILSIIFIVPIIRYIFILIDKLINLFY, encoded by the coding sequence ATGCTTGCAGCTTTATTTTATTTTATTATAGGCATAGCAATTTTTATTGCAGGTATTCTTACTTTGACAACTAACCTAAGAAGTATTTCAAAAAACAAAGTCAAATATTTAATAGATAAATTTACTGGCAATATGAGTATGTCAATAATTATTGGATTTTTTACTACACTTATCCTGCAAAGCAGCAGTATTGTCAGCATTCTTGCCGTAGGAATGGCAGATGCAGGACTTTTAAATCTTTACAGTGCTGCCGGCATAATAATGGGTTCAAATATTGGTACAACTATAGCTGTACAATTATATGCCTTTAATTTATTTCATCTCGCACCTTATGCAGTTTTAGCCGGTTCAATACTTCATTTTCAAAAAAAAAGCTTGAAATTAAAATTAATAGGAAACACAATATTAGGATTCGGAATTATATTTTATGGACTTGAAATAATGAACTTATCTGCTGTACCCTTAAGACATTTTGAAAACATTACTTTATTTCTCGATAAGTTATCAAATCCGATGATTGCAGTAATTACAGGTATAATTGCAGCATTAATTATGCAGTCCAGTAATATCGGTATTGCCATGATGCAGTCACTTGCATCATCAGGTATTTTATCTTTATCAAGTATTATACCTGTTGTTTATGGTTTAAATATTGGAACTTGTTCAGAAGCAATTATTATGAGCTTTACAACAAACAAAGAAGGTAAAAAAATAGCTCTTTTTAATATCTTTTTCAATATAGCCGGCACAATAATTTTCATGCCTTTTACACAATATTTTGCTGTTTTTCTCAAATTTCTTTCTCCTGAAAATCCTGCAAGACAGATAGCCAATGCTCATATGCTCTTTAATATTTTATCAATTATTTTTATAGTTCCAATTATAAGGTATATTTTCATTCTTATTGATAAATTAATTAATTTATTTTATTAA
- a CDS encoding IS1634 family transposase, which yields MRLKISRSKNSASLYVTKTVYIDKKERTITVEKLGTYNELLKKLNGQDPIEWAKKYIEELNNKEKEEKREVLVKYSPSKFIPKDEQRSFNGGYLFLQKIYHELGLHKICNQITKKYKFDFDLDSILSRLVYSRIIFPASKLATYELSKKFIEKPNFDLHQIYRALEILAKETDFIQSSLYENSLKVSKRNTRVLYYDCTNYFFEIEEENGIKRYGPSKDHKPNPIVQMGLFMDGDGIPLAFSINKGNMNEQLTLKPLEKKIISDFEISKFIVCTDAGLASEANRKFNNKDDRAFITTQSIKKLKDHLKKWALSTDGWKLPYSKKKYDISKLDEMIDKDSTEDKTKIREKVFYKERWINENGLEQRLIVTYSIKYRDYQREIRNSQIQRAQRIIDTNPTKINKCNANDCKRFIKKTSITPDGEIAGKEIYNIDSVLIQREEAFDGFYGVCTNLEDDVSEIIKINLRRWEIEECFRIMKSEFKARPVYLSNDDRIEAHFTTCFISLIIYRLLEKRLKEEFTCHEIISALRSMEFLEVKGEGYVPIYTRTDFTDALHDAFSFRTDYQIVSTKMMKKIFKETKK from the coding sequence ATGAGATTAAAAATATCACGTTCAAAAAATTCAGCTTCACTTTACGTTACAAAAACTGTTTATATAGATAAAAAAGAACGCACAATAACTGTTGAAAAGCTTGGCACTTACAATGAACTTCTTAAAAAATTAAACGGACAAGATCCCATTGAATGGGCAAAAAAGTATATTGAAGAGCTTAACAATAAAGAGAAGGAAGAAAAACGGGAAGTACTTGTTAAATATTCTCCTTCAAAATTTATTCCTAAAGATGAACAGCGTTCCTTCAACGGTGGTTATCTATTCCTTCAAAAAATATATCATGAACTTGGATTACATAAAATTTGCAATCAGATTACCAAAAAGTATAAATTTGATTTTGACTTAGATTCAATCTTATCAAGGCTTGTTTACAGCAGAATTATTTTCCCTGCTTCTAAACTTGCGACCTATGAACTTTCTAAAAAGTTTATTGAAAAACCGAATTTTGATTTGCATCAAATATACAGAGCTCTTGAAATTCTCGCTAAGGAGACAGATTTTATTCAGTCCTCATTATATGAAAACAGCTTGAAAGTTTCCAAAAGAAATACACGCGTTCTCTATTATGATTGCACCAATTACTTTTTTGAAATAGAAGAGGAAAATGGCATCAAACGGTATGGTCCATCTAAAGACCACAAGCCTAATCCAATTGTTCAAATGGGATTATTTATGGATGGAGACGGAATCCCTTTAGCTTTTAGTATTAACAAAGGGAATATGAATGAACAGCTGACTTTAAAACCTTTAGAAAAGAAAATTATTTCTGACTTTGAGATTTCTAAATTTATCGTATGCACAGATGCAGGTCTTGCATCTGAAGCTAATAGAAAGTTTAACAACAAGGATGACCGTGCATTCATTACTACACAATCTATCAAAAAATTAAAAGATCATCTTAAGAAGTGGGCTCTTTCTACAGATGGATGGAAACTTCCTTACAGCAAAAAAAAGTATGACATTTCTAAACTTGATGAAATGATAGATAAAGATAGTACTGAAGATAAAACAAAAATACGTGAAAAAGTCTTTTACAAAGAACGCTGGATAAATGAAAATGGCCTTGAGCAAAGACTTATTGTAACTTATTCGATTAAATACAGAGACTATCAGAGAGAAATTCGCAATTCTCAAATACAGCGTGCACAAAGGATCATTGATACAAACCCAACAAAAATCAATAAATGCAACGCTAACGATTGCAAAAGATTTATTAAGAAAACAAGCATTACTCCTGACGGTGAAATAGCAGGTAAAGAAATCTATAATATTGATTCTGTGCTCATTCAAAGAGAAGAAGCTTTTGATGGTTTTTATGGAGTATGTACAAACCTTGAAGATGATGTATCTGAAATTATCAAGATAAATCTAAGAAGATGGGAAATTGAAGAATGTTTCAGGATTATGAAAAGTGAATTTAAAGCAAGACCAGTGTATTTAAGCAATGATGACAGGATTGAAGCGCATTTTACAACCTGTTTCATATCACTAATTATTTATAGGCTGCTGGAGAAGAGACTCAAAGAGGAATTTACTTGTCACGAGATTATTTCCGCACTAAGAAGTATGGAATTCCTTGAGGTTAAAGGTGAAGGCTATGTTCCAATCTACACAAGAACTGATTTTACTGACGCTTTACATGATGCTTTTAGCTTTCGCACAGATTATCAGATTGTTTCAACAAAAATGATGAAAAAAATTTTTAAAGAGACGAAAAAGTAA
- a CDS encoding ABC transporter ATP-binding protein: MTDIFILQVNNLTTCFKTRHGIIKAADNIFFKVKAGKTLGLVGESGCGKSITALSILKLIEPPGEIVSGEVWFEGCDLLKLPSNKLQKIRGKEIAMVFQDPLTSLNPVLTVGTQLVETLISHGNISLNDAKLQSASILLRMGLSDPEYLMRQYPFQLSGGMRQRVMMGMALLMSPKVLIADEPTTALDVTLQAQIISEMKRLQEEIGMAIILITHDLGVVAAMADEVAVMYAGSIVEYGLATEIFEHPVHPYTQALLCSVPRIGKKKLIPINGQPPKLLNLPSYCAFFPRCTKADKECRGEKPKLLEVESGHLAACHKIFLKAVY, encoded by the coding sequence TTGACTGATATATTTATATTACAAGTTAATAATCTAACTACCTGCTTTAAAACAAGACATGGCATTATTAAAGCTGCAGATAATATATTTTTTAAAGTGAAAGCTGGAAAAACCTTAGGATTGGTAGGTGAAAGCGGGTGCGGCAAAAGTATTACAGCACTATCCATATTAAAACTGATTGAACCACCGGGGGAGATTGTTTCAGGAGAAGTTTGGTTTGAAGGCTGTGACTTACTTAAACTTCCATCTAATAAATTGCAAAAGATACGAGGCAAGGAAATTGCAATGGTTTTCCAAGATCCCTTAACCTCTCTAAATCCTGTTTTGACAGTTGGGACACAACTTGTGGAAACCCTAATATCACACGGAAACATATCTTTAAATGATGCAAAGTTACAGTCAGCGTCTATTCTTCTTCGTATGGGATTGTCGGATCCAGAATATCTTATGCGACAATATCCTTTTCAGCTTTCAGGAGGTATGCGCCAGCGTGTAATGATGGGAATGGCACTTTTAATGAGTCCGAAAGTTTTGATTGCAGATGAACCTACCACTGCTTTGGATGTTACACTTCAAGCCCAGATCATATCGGAGATGAAACGGTTGCAAGAAGAGATAGGAATGGCAATTATTCTCATTACTCATGACTTAGGAGTTGTAGCAGCAATGGCAGATGAGGTGGCGGTAATGTATGCAGGTTCTATTGTTGAATATGGATTAGCAACAGAGATTTTTGAACATCCTGTTCATCCATATACTCAGGCATTGCTTTGTTCTGTGCCGCGGATAGGAAAGAAAAAACTAATTCCGATTAATGGTCAGCCTCCTAAACTTTTAAATCTTCCGAGTTATTGCGCATTCTTTCCAAGGTGTACTAAAGCGGATAAGGAATGCAGAGGAGAAAAACCAAAACTGCTTGAGGTCGAATCAGGTCATCTTGCAGCATGCCATAAGATTTTCTTAAAAGCCGTATATTAG
- a CDS encoding secondary thiamine-phosphate synthase enzyme YjbQ: MIIHEINTPVREVMMDITNIVDSEIEKCGVRDGSCIVFVPHTTAGITLNENADPDVKCDIMLSLREMIPDIRFKHVEGNSDAHIKASLIGSSVNLIIENGKLALGTWQGIFFCEFDGPRKRKIYIKIVKS, from the coding sequence GTGATTATACATGAAATCAATACACCTGTAAGGGAAGTTATGATGGATATTACAAACATAGTAGATAGTGAAATAGAAAAATGTGGAGTGAGGGATGGCAGTTGTATTGTTTTTGTACCGCATACCACTGCAGGTATTACCTTAAACGAAAATGCCGATCCTGATGTAAAGTGTGATATTATGCTGAGTTTAAGGGAAATGATACCTGATATAAGATTTAAGCATGTAGAAGGAAATTCAGATGCACATATAAAAGCCTCTCTGATAGGAAGTTCAGTAAATCTTATAATTGAAAATGGCAAGCTGGCTTTGGGTACATGGCAGGGTATATTCTTTTGTGAGTTTGATGGTCCAAGAAAAAGAAAAATATATATAAAAATTGTTAAATCATAA
- a CDS encoding ABC transporter ATP-binding protein: protein MSFLEVKNLTKNYERKKGIFTSAKKKIHAVDDVSFSMEKGETLGLVGESGCGKSTLGRLIIRLEEPTYGKILFDGVEITGLKGRRLRNQRCHFQIIFQDSFSSLNPRRTVGKIIEEPLSNFGIEREKRRERVGELLMLVGLEAEHAFQYPHEFSGGQRQRINIARALALQPELIVCDEPVSSLDVSIRAQILNLFRDLKKQLGLSYFFISHDLAAVTYLSDRVAVMYLGKIVEILPTKDLESKAYHPYTIALLNAIMEPDPKQKTTQKQLLEGEPPDASKPPTGCRFHPRCSKAKEVCCRYEPTLKEVRKGHFVACHLS, encoded by the coding sequence TTGAGTTTTTTAGAAGTAAAAAATTTGACAAAAAATTACGAACGTAAGAAAGGTATTTTCACATCTGCAAAAAAGAAGATTCATGCGGTAGATGATGTTTCATTTTCTATGGAGAAAGGAGAGACATTGGGCTTGGTAGGAGAAAGCGGTTGTGGTAAAAGCACCTTAGGGCGTTTAATAATACGGCTGGAGGAACCTACGTATGGTAAAATTTTATTTGATGGTGTAGAAATTACTGGTTTAAAAGGGAGAAGGCTACGAAATCAGCGATGCCATTTTCAAATTATTTTTCAGGATTCTTTTTCCTCGCTTAATCCTCGTAGGACTGTGGGGAAAATCATTGAGGAACCTTTATCTAATTTTGGTATCGAAAGAGAAAAACGACGAGAACGTGTAGGTGAACTATTAATGCTTGTCGGTTTAGAAGCAGAACATGCATTTCAATATCCTCATGAGTTCAGCGGAGGTCAGAGGCAGCGCATTAATATTGCTCGTGCACTGGCTCTGCAGCCGGAACTTATAGTTTGTGATGAACCTGTTTCCAGTTTAGATGTTTCCATACGTGCGCAAATTTTAAATCTGTTTCGAGACTTAAAAAAACAGTTGGGCTTGTCTTATTTCTTTATTTCCCATGACTTGGCTGCAGTAACTTACTTGTCAGATAGAGTAGCAGTGATGTATCTTGGTAAAATTGTTGAGATATTGCCGACAAAAGACCTTGAATCAAAGGCATACCATCCATATACTATAGCACTTTTGAATGCAATAATGGAGCCTGATCCAAAGCAGAAAACAACACAAAAACAGTTGTTAGAGGGTGAGCCTCCTGATGCGTCAAAACCGCCTACAGGCTGTAGATTTCACCCTCGTTGTTCCAAAGCCAAAGAGGTTTGCTGTCGGTATGAACCTACATTAAAGGAGGTGAGGAAAGGGCATTTTGTTGCATGTCATCTAAGTTAA
- a CDS encoding methyltransferase domain-containing protein: protein MTEKPSLEGKFLNCPGCLLKNPHFWIDAWNAVHRNSLSARRRPDLNPVECWNRLAGQVERWTDQANAGGRVARVLAWLERQGVLHSQLEVLDIGAGAGTFTIPLARRVKKVVALEPAPAVLTTLQKKVEAEGLTNVQFLNREWEKVDPVAEGLAGRFDLVFASLTPGVKDVETLVKMMTCSHKWCFLCDLAGQRWYPTWEELWRDIFGEEPPLSPYDISYPFNYLYTSGYFPSVQLWADEWDKEDFSVDEAIVDLENRFQFYVELTSEIKDKIANYIKQHATNGVFQLKDRVRLGMILWRVDERWRNEVDGI from the coding sequence ATGACAGAAAAGCCGAGTTTGGAAGGGAAATTCTTAAATTGCCCAGGATGTTTGTTAAAAAATCCTCATTTTTGGATAGATGCCTGGAACGCGGTTCATCGTAACTCCCTATCTGCCAGGCGACGTCCTGACTTGAACCCTGTAGAATGCTGGAACCGGCTGGCCGGGCAGGTTGAACGCTGGACTGATCAGGCGAACGCTGGAGGGCGTGTTGCCCGGGTACTTGCCTGGCTCGAGCGACAGGGAGTACTGCACTCGCAATTGGAGGTGCTGGACATCGGTGCCGGAGCGGGTACTTTTACCATACCTCTGGCCCGGAGGGTAAAAAAGGTGGTGGCTCTGGAACCGGCCCCGGCGGTGCTGACTACCTTGCAAAAGAAGGTGGAGGCAGAAGGCCTGACAAACGTTCAATTTCTGAACCGGGAGTGGGAGAAGGTTGACCCGGTGGCAGAAGGTCTGGCTGGCAGGTTCGATCTGGTTTTTGCTTCCCTTACGCCGGGGGTGAAGGATGTGGAAACCCTTGTAAAAATGATGACCTGCTCCCACAAGTGGTGTTTTTTGTGCGACCTTGCCGGGCAACGGTGGTATCCGACGTGGGAGGAACTCTGGCGCGATATTTTTGGAGAGGAACCGCCCCTTTCGCCGTATGATATTTCTTATCCCTTTAATTACCTTTATACATCAGGTTATTTTCCTTCGGTTCAGTTATGGGCAGATGAGTGGGACAAAGAGGATTTTTCTGTAGACGAAGCAATTGTTGATTTAGAAAATCGCTTTCAGTTTTATGTAGAACTCACTTCCGAGATTAAAGATAAGATTGCTAATTATATAAAGCAACATGCAACTAATGGAGTTTTCCAGCTAAAGGATAGAGTGCGCTTAGGGATGATTCTGTGGAGAGTGGATGAGAGATGGAGAAACGAGGTAGATGGTATTTAA
- the nikB gene encoding nickel ABC transporter permease produces the protein MWQYISKRFLYMFPVMFGVSLITFGLINLAPGDPAELILRSGGVEPTREAVEALRVELGLNNPIYIQYGRWLWKVLHGNLGKSFRTGQSVTEEILSRFPATLELACSAMIFVIFIALLSGIISALYRNNFLDHLSRIFALLGASIPGFWLGLMLIYFFAVKLRLFPVMGMGGIQHLLLPTITLGFGVSAVYARILRAGMLDVMKQDYIKVARAKGLLEKWIIGRHALKNALLPAVTLFGMSFGHLLGGAVIVETIFAWPGVGKFAVDSIFNRDYPVIQGYALFMAVIFVVMNLVVDISYFFIDPRIRLGGD, from the coding sequence ATGTGGCAATATATATCAAAACGGTTTCTTTATATGTTTCCGGTTATGTTTGGAGTATCTCTAATAACCTTTGGATTAATCAATCTTGCACCAGGAGACCCGGCAGAATTGATTTTACGTTCGGGAGGAGTGGAACCTACAAGGGAAGCTGTAGAAGCCCTCAGGGTAGAACTGGGCTTAAATAACCCTATTTACATTCAGTATGGGAGATGGCTGTGGAAAGTATTACATGGTAATTTAGGCAAATCATTTCGTACCGGTCAATCAGTAACTGAAGAAATTCTTTCCAGATTTCCGGCAACTTTAGAACTTGCTTGTTCTGCTATGATTTTTGTGATATTTATTGCACTTTTGTCTGGAATAATTTCCGCACTTTATCGTAATAATTTTCTTGACCATTTAAGTCGTATTTTTGCGCTTTTAGGTGCTTCGATCCCCGGTTTTTGGTTGGGGCTTATGCTTATTTATTTTTTTGCTGTGAAATTAAGGCTATTTCCTGTAATGGGTATGGGAGGTATTCAACATCTTTTGCTGCCGACAATAACATTAGGGTTTGGAGTGTCTGCTGTATATGCACGCATACTTAGAGCGGGAATGCTTGATGTTATGAAACAAGATTATATTAAGGTGGCACGGGCAAAAGGACTTTTGGAAAAATGGATCATTGGAAGACATGCATTAAAGAATGCTCTTTTACCGGCTGTAACCCTTTTCGGCATGAGCTTTGGGCATTTACTGGGTGGTGCGGTAATTGTTGAAACGATTTTTGCCTGGCCTGGTGTAGGAAAATTTGCAGTAGATTCTATATTTAACAGGGATTATCCGGTTATTCAAGGATATGCACTTTTTATGGCGGTTATTTTTGTTGTTATGAATTTAGTTGTTGATATTTCATATTTTTTTATTGATCCCCGCATTCGTTTGGGAGGAGATTAA
- the nikC gene encoding nickel ABC transporter permease subunit NikC, protein MFTKNKNFTANDTIRKRKRISGLMLDAVNRLFKDKLAVLSFIIIIFVVTMAVFAHDIAPNDPTKVDLQHRLAPASAQYPLGTDHLGRCLLSRLIYGARVSLTTSILALFAIMIIGIPLGIIAGYYGGLVDNIIMRIVDILLAFPNLIFALVIAGILGPGLLNVMISVIAVWWVGYARVVRGMVLSIKEKEFILAAEASGTNELKIVIRHILPNVLSPVVVLATLEMGSLMLTISGLSFLGLGAQPPKPEWGAMLNDARPYMEIAPHLMIYPGICIMIVVLAFNFLGDGLRDALDPKEVIF, encoded by the coding sequence ATGTTTACTAAGAATAAAAATTTTACTGCAAACGATACAATTCGAAAAAGGAAAAGAATATCTGGTTTAATGCTTGATGCAGTAAACAGACTTTTTAAAGACAAATTGGCTGTTTTAAGTTTTATCATAATCATATTTGTAGTTACAATGGCAGTTTTTGCACATGATATTGCACCTAACGACCCAACAAAGGTGGACCTTCAGCATCGCCTTGCACCGGCAAGTGCACAATATCCTCTTGGTACCGACCATTTAGGACGCTGTCTTTTATCCCGCTTGATATATGGAGCAAGAGTTTCTCTTACAACTTCTATTTTAGCTTTATTCGCTATTATGATAATTGGTATTCCACTTGGCATAATAGCGGGATATTATGGTGGATTGGTGGACAATATCATTATGAGGATTGTTGATATCTTGCTGGCTTTCCCAAATCTTATCTTCGCACTTGTTATTGCAGGAATTCTCGGTCCGGGGCTTCTTAATGTAATGATATCTGTTATTGCGGTATGGTGGGTTGGATATGCAAGGGTCGTACGTGGAATGGTTCTTTCAATAAAGGAGAAGGAGTTTATCTTGGCGGCTGAAGCCTCTGGCACAAATGAATTGAAGATAGTAATAAGACATATATTGCCTAATGTTTTATCACCTGTTGTTGTCTTAGCTACACTGGAAATGGGAAGTTTAATGTTGACGATTTCCGGACTGTCTTTTTTGGGTCTTGGTGCACAGCCGCCTAAGCCAGAATGGGGAGCAATGCTGAATGATGCACGCCCTTATATGGAAATAGCGCCGCATCTTATGATATATCCGGGTATATGTATTATGATAGTGGTTTTAGCATTTAACTTTTTAGGAGATGGATTGAGAGATGCTTTAGATCCGAAAGAAGTTATTTTTTGA
- a CDS encoding GerAB/ArcD/ProY family transporter yields MFENMKKNEITSEKKISIKQLIYIIVTIVITTESVFLPSFVASYAKEDSWISVIISTIFSALIFIIYYNLAMMFKDQNFFEYIEKIVGKFMGKIISILFILFFLNVIFVVTRQLIEIMGNAFMPKTPSLVFLVVTLIPVMYAVSKDFSSIVKVNEILLPYGLFALIFIVALSLPNIKIDNFMPILAKGILPPIIGSFPITSWVLESVILLAIFPQIEQKEKALKGGLLSILIIGFISFLGLIAIGIFSAEVTTNMQFPLLEVTRNIRTGIYTQRFDSLIMSIWIAGIYIKITVFTYLFLKGLTEILKCNDQKFALIPMGIFLSILPIYGCKDMGYFYQYLKKIFTTENLIVEIIIPLLLFLIAKIKGLDKKEQNNK; encoded by the coding sequence ATGTTTGAAAATATGAAAAAAAATGAGATAACCTCAGAAAAAAAAATATCCATAAAACAACTTATATATATCATAGTTACAATTGTTATTACTACAGAAAGTGTATTTCTTCCCTCTTTCGTAGCCTCTTACGCAAAAGAAGATTCGTGGATCTCTGTAATAATCTCAACCATTTTTAGTGCTTTAATATTTATAATATATTATAATCTGGCTATGATGTTTAAAGATCAGAATTTTTTTGAATACATTGAAAAAATCGTTGGAAAATTTATGGGAAAAATTATATCGATATTGTTCATCCTGTTCTTTCTTAATGTAATATTTGTTGTAACAAGACAACTTATAGAAATCATGGGGAATGCTTTTATGCCAAAAACACCTTCACTTGTATTTTTAGTCGTCACATTAATTCCTGTAATGTATGCCGTATCAAAGGATTTCTCATCTATTGTTAAGGTAAATGAAATCCTTCTTCCTTACGGATTGTTTGCATTAATTTTTATAGTAGCATTATCTTTACCAAATATAAAAATTGATAATTTTATGCCAATATTAGCAAAAGGAATTCTGCCTCCTATAATAGGCTCATTCCCAATAACCTCATGGGTACTGGAAAGTGTTATCCTCCTTGCTATTTTCCCACAAATAGAGCAAAAAGAAAAAGCCTTAAAAGGAGGGCTTTTATCAATATTAATAATTGGTTTTATCTCTTTTTTGGGTCTTATTGCAATAGGAATCTTCAGTGCCGAAGTAACTACGAATATGCAGTTTCCTTTACTTGAAGTAACCAGAAACATAAGAACAGGAATTTATACCCAGAGGTTTGACTCTCTCATTATGTCCATATGGATTGCAGGTATCTATATAAAAATCACTGTATTTACATACCTTTTTCTTAAAGGTCTTACTGAAATATTAAAATGTAATGACCAAAAATTTGCTTTGATTCCTATGGGAATTTTTCTGTCGATTTTACCTATTTATGGATGCAAAGATATGGGATATTTTTATCAATATCTTAAAAAAATCTTTACAACAGAAAATCTTATAGTAGAAATAATAATACCTTTACTACTTTTTTTAATAGCAAAAATAAAAGGGCTTGATAAAAAAGAACAAAATAATAAATAG